Part of the Aptenodytes patagonicus chromosome 2, bAptPat1.pri.cur, whole genome shotgun sequence genome, ACCATATTTGAGCAACGATGTTAAGAAACTAGAAGATGTACAAGTTAAGCAAGAAGAAGCCATAAAAACTGCTATTCTTGCATCGCTGAAAGAGGTCAGTGACCAAATACTTCCTTGTTACTGAATGAAGCTTCTTAAAAACTTCCTGTCTAACAGACTATCTTTAAAATCCCTGTTTCACTATTGATTCTTAAGATTTATCTAAATCTACTGTATGGATACTTGGTGAACCTTGGAATAAGGCAACTGGCTGTTTTTGGAGCTCAGGGTAAACTGGAAGAActttctgcagcaggcagcacaCAGTTCAAACCAAAAAACATTGCAAAGCCTGGATTTCGGTAGAGGAGCAGTTCTGACACTGTGGTCACACTAGCCCTTGAAAAGTCTCTGAGAGCTGACCTATCTAAAACCTGCTTCTTAAGTGAATCTTCTCTTGGGTCAGGTTCCCAGGCTGGATCTCTGGGCAGTTGCTCAAATTCCAGTACTAGCTCAGGAAAGTTGATGGCAGGGGCAGCGAAGAATGCAGAATAGTCCCTTTTGGTGGAAGACAAGTCTTAAGGCAGATTAAAAAGTTGGTAAACCCGTGATTTATGTAACTTCATAAAGAAACTTTTCTGATACAGCAAGTGAAGTGAGATGCCACAAAATGAATTTCCTAAAAGGATTCCAGCCTGCTTTAGAGGATTGTATGTATCTTTAACTCTGGTCTCTGAAGATTGTAGGTAGAATAGAGGAATCTTTACTGTGGCAGCCTCCTGTTTTCATTATCTAGtcatttctgtttccagtgtAAGAAATGGGTCTCACCAGAAAATGGGCACCCTTGTGTGTGACTGTTCTATACTAAGCCCAGTTGCAAATTGTCACAAGATGTCTGGCTTTTCCCTCATGTTCAGAACATTTTTAACCTGAACTGTGAGCCTACTGCATTTGGGGATTATCATTCAAAGCAACTCTGAATGAATTCTGGGAAGTATGGAAGTAATGATtgactgggttttctttttttctgtggtctttAATACCAATGTTGTTAAAGTACTCCAGTTAGCTCTGAAAGAATATCCTTCTATGAATCAAATTCATATGTGAAGTTCCACTCTAAATTCTATTGCTTAATTTAAACTCTGCAAACTGAACTTTTAGTCTGAGTCCAGTTAACTTTTGAGGAAAGACCTCAGATGAAAAATCTAAAAGATGCTGAAgattacatatttattttgacAGTGTCTTAAAAGCTCACTcgcactgtgtgtgtgtgcgcagggGGTGAGGGTCTTAAAGAAAAATTGAGATGGTCAGGAGGATAGTAggtaaatacttttaaaaaccttTATGGAACCTACAAGCTTGCAAGAAGGAACAAGCAGGAACTCAAGGTCTAGAACAGGAGGTCAAATATCTTATTTTGAAGATAACTCTATACTTTACAAATACTCCTTTCTGTTAAATCACAGTCTGACTTTATTATAGTTACTGAATGTTGCAGTAGGTGATTTAGATGCTGATGCACTACAGTGAAAAGCAAGCAAGACTCCACCATCAGGAAGGAAATGTAAAAATGCATCTAGAAAATAATACATGACAAGACCTTGCTTATGTGTTACAATGCTTCCATAGTGATAGCTCAGCTATCCCCAGTACCCAAGCTGTGCTTCTTGATAGCTTGTGAATAGCATCACTGTTTGGATGTTCACTCAAGCTTGTAATCTGAGAGCAGATACGGTTGGTGGGCTTGGTTTTGGTTTACATGGATTTCTGTAGGcccttttcccaggctcagtTTACATATGCAGAAAGAGCCTGCTGTTCCTTTCATTCTCTCAGTTTAAACTGCTCTGAGTTACTGCAATACCCTTGTATTTAATGTTCTGCTGTTTATGTTCTCTGTACAGTACTGCTGCAAAAGCTCTTGCTTGGCATGGTTCtcaccctctctttccttcccattaCTTGTTCTATTCACTGGATTAAATATTGGTTTTTACTGGATTAAAAGCTGCTTTACTTGCATTCCTATTTCCACCTGCCCTCATATTTGCTATTAAATGTCAGCTTCTGTCGCTGGCAAACAATGTCAGTTCCTGTTCCCACTTGTTTTCAGGCTGTCAtcttcatgttcttttcttttctgtatttggtCTTATGATTTGAAGAACAGTATAGCAACATAGCTAATTCATTTCCACAAAACTGAGTACCTTTACAAAAACTTACCACGTGCACAAGTACTGTGGTACTGGGTTTTTTACATTCCATTACATTTTTGACATGCATAGATGTGCCATGGGTGTCAGTCCCTTACCCTGCTTTGGAATTCTGCTTTGTACTTCACAAACAGAATGAATAGAATCCATGCTTGTGGTTATACTTGTAACTACTCAAGCAACATAAACATATAGACAGTGCAGTCTTTGCAAAATGgtcatttataaaataaatgacaACAAAATCATATgctatttatctttaaaatggaAGATTTGAAAGTATGGCATCATACTTTcctgtttgtaaaaaaaattccattttggATATACCAAGTGAGTAACAGGCATCAGTAGACAATCCATAACAAACTTAGCACTGCATTCTAATAGCTAGAACATTAAGGTTTACTTCTTTGAAAGAAGGTTCAAGAGGTTCCCCTCTTTTACTGTAGGCTGACCCTCTATCAGGATTGGGTTTTGGGAAATCAGGGTGAATGTCCTAATGAAAATTTATATCAGTGTATAAAatatggggagagagggaggtaGTACGTGGAGATGTTGGAATCTCTAAATAGTGGGAGCTGCTACCTCATTACACTAGTTTTCCTAGCAGTAATTTGAAGCCTATGCTTTGACAAGTCTTAgcaggtttttaaataattttgttgatGTAAAGAAATTCAGCAAATATGTGTACTTAAAGAAACTGTGTTATCTATACAGGATTTTGAATGGCCTTTTAATTCAGTCTGAATTAAACCAATGTAGACTGTTGGTTTATCAGATCTTTAAGTCCTTTATGAAGCTATCATTTCACTCTGTCTGAGGGCTTAAAGTAAGTTTTGACTCAAACTCTCACAGACCTGGCAGAAGCCTGCAATTTGCAAAAGTGATTGGCAACAAGCAAGCAAACTAGGGATCTCTGCTGCTTTAGTCTCTCTGTTGCCTACCACCTTGCCACCTGCCCCTGAAAGAAACTTACTTCTCCAGTTCTTTTGGTTGACTGAAATACTGTTCAGATTTGTCCAGTACTTCATAAAGGCATTCTGGGCTGTCACAGTCTGACAGAGGGTCTTGGTTCTCCCAGAACTGTAAAGTAAGTCTACTATGTTAGCAGCAGTTGGCCTCCAAAACAGGTTGCTGGGAGTAGCAGAGAGCAATAATTCTTGTGAGGGAAAGAGCATTTATTGATTTTAGTTCAGTAttgttaaaaacatttcatttgcagCCAGAGTAAGGGGGGCTTAACACTTAATGCTACTGCAATATTTAAATCTTAAATACTGGAATTACTGTCACTTTTTACTTCTGCTATTCTCATAGTCTGTTCAGGTGGATGTAACGGTCTCTTATTTTCTCAAGGAGACAGAAAGCATCTCGAATACTATTACAAATATATGCGATGCGGAGTCAGCTTCTTCCAACTGTACTTCAAAAAGTCTTCCTTCTGACTCACTAGgtaaaataaagtggaaaaatttcgtggggaaaaaaagaatagaaatttaGGAATATAAGTGGGTAATTatttgtggattaaaaaaaatctctgtactATATTACGAAGTAAatttattttaaccaaattttaatGGCTCAACTCAGGAGAAagtaacagtaaaaatattttaatagctttgctccttttggggaaagagggaggCTTAGTTCTGCAAAGCTAATGTATAAGCTGCTGGAAGCTTGTGGTAGAGGGGGGCAATAGCTTAGAACTTGGGCATATTCTGGTTATAGGGGACTGCTGAGAAGTTTGAATGTTCTTGGGTAAACTCAGTTATACAGTACTGTGTATCTCATTGCACAACACAAATATATACAAGCCTCTTCCTTTTAGAAGGTTCTATATACTGCAGTTAAAACTTATCAATGAGTTGTTTGGTCATTGAACTCTTTCTCTGTTTTGGGTTAGCAGAGAACAACTTTGTTCCACTTGACATATATAGGACTAATACACACCAAAGAACACAAGCGTCTGTGTGGATTTCCTTTTGTGAAATTTATAATGAATACGTGTATGACCTATTAAATGTATTATCTACATCAAAAACTCAGAAGCGCAGAGTCTTAAGAATTTGTGAGGATCAAGGAGGAAATTCTTATATTAAAGGTAATAATACTGTTTTATGACCTTGGCAGTTTCACAGAATTTCTTTGATCAGAAGTGTATGTAAAAGGTCTCTTTTCACAGACTTAAAGTGGATTAACATTCAGAGCACTGAAGAAGCctgcaaaatactaaaaataggAAACAAGAACCGAAGCTTTGCTTGTACTAGAATGAATGAGCAATCAAGTAGGAGGTTTGTTCCTCTGATTATAAGCATactctgtctcttttcttttaaggggagggaggaggggaagggaggagaagactTTAGAATGTGTTTGAAATGAGCCACTCTTCAATAATAGCTTAAGACTTTCCTTGActattttggttttattgtgaAATTCTTTCTGGAAGAAAGCTAGGAGAGGCCCTATGACTTTAATAGTAGCTGGACTTGGGTTGCTGTTCATGGCTTTGGACAACCAAAAAGATCAAATCACATTCATTATTGAGTGCCAACAGGGATATACATCTTAGCAAATACTCATGGTGCTGAGTGGGAATGGCTGTGTGAGGATGTTGAAGGAAAAGCTGGCTAATTCTTCATCACCGGCAGTATAATTCTTGGAAACCCAGAGGCTGTCAGTAGGGTATGTAGGAAGGAGCGAGTCATGCCATACCTTTCAGTGCTGCTAGATTATCTAGATGCTTTTGGCTTGTTGTGTTCTAGCTGAGCTTACTTGGTATCTTAAGAATTAAGCCCCTAGCTCTTACCCAGCTCTAGGAGACGGATCAGGGAGAATCTGGTTTGATGGAGTGGGAGGAAATAAATAGAGAAGGTTGTAGACTTTCTGTTGAAAATCCCTTCTTGCTTGATTTTAATGCCATCTTACTAATTTGTCCTTTAAGTGTGGAAGGGCCATGTTGTATATTTAGCTAATATAATCGTAGTGTTACTAAGCCTGCCTTTTCTCTAAAAAGCAAGAGTTATATGCTGTTCTGTATTAGCTAAAGACAGCTGCCATTAAATTTCATGCTGTGATTCCACCTGAATTTCACTCAAGCCTAAAATAGTGCAGAAAAGAACTGTGGCTTTCTGGCAGAGTTTTGTGCCTAGAATGTCCTCTTTTTGTTCCAGAGAATATGCTGACTTCCACCTAGCTTGTTTCTAcattgtggtttttgtttggttttgtgtttgttggggttttttgtttctttttttttttttttttttagaaacttcaTTCTTAAATTGTGGGTTGGTGCTGAGGAGTGAAGCATTGCTTTAAAGCTATGCGAGGAAGTTTGTCTTCTGTGCTTCCTGATTTACTGGATAAACTGGGGACAGGGCACTCCTGGTTCTGGgatttttctctttggtttcagACAGCATATGTCCACTGACTTTGTAGCTTGATGTCTAAAACACAATAACTGGATTTTCAAGTGTTACAAATTCAACCTTTCTAGAAAACAGAgtaatttcaaaactgaaaagataaCTGTATGTTGAAGTAGGCAATATTACAGGACTGTCAAACCTTAACATTCCCCTCCCCCACCACCTATTTATTTCTAAGAAGTTAATTCTTCAGATTTACTGAGTTCAGATACTGTCTAAAGTTTGTATACAGTGAGTACCTGAGTACTCATCTTCTGATCAATAGACTTAAGTCAACTGGCTTGTTCATTCTCCAAGACAGCTTGTAGGCTTCATGTGATATTTTTCCCTCTCCTGtattgaaagaaatggaaagtcacaaaatgcaacttttattgctgctttttgctACTGAATGAATGCATTGTGGAGGTAACTAATGTAAATTAGTGAATGAattcttgttctttcttcagcACTGCACTTTCTGTAGCATACAAATTTTACTTTGCTTCAGTGACTGCTTAATTTTTATAATTGTGGTTATTAAAAAGGACTTCTTTCCATTCCAGTCACAGTATATTTTCAATCAGGCTACTAAGGCTAACTGATGAGCATCAGCCGTGTGTTCTTGGAGTTTCCGAGTAAGTGAATGCTTCAGCTGATTAccagaatgcaaatattttagaaCAGTTGACAAGGTGTAAGCATGCTAAACTGGTGAACTTTCTTTTAATAAACAAATCCTCCGAGAGCTGAGAAGGAAATCAGAACTCCACTGGCTGCATAAAACTGACTGGAAACCTGATAGGGACTGGCATAGAAGTGTTTCCTTGTCTCTTATTCTGTTAAGGTTTGGCTGAAGAAACCTGTTAAAACTCTGTCAGTAGTACATAAATTGAGggaaatatatgtatattgtCTTACATAATGGGGAGGCGGGGTCAGAGTAGTACTAGGTAATACCACACTAAATATTCCTGTAAGCAGAATTCAAATGGCTGGCTGATAGAAGCCAGTCTCTAAAGTTGGAGTGCAGCAGTTAGTGCTGAAGACCCAAGGTGCGAGCTATGCCAGTGTATCTTTCTACTTTGGGACCAGACTAGAGTTTATGGGTTGAATGTTTGTGGCACCACATTTGATGTGCTCCTGGAACACAAATTCAAGTCTATCATCCAAAAAGAATGCAGGTGACATGCTCTGGGACTGCTCCATGGTATAATCTATAGTAGGAGGGGGTCATCAGGTGATTTGCTTAAAAACTGTTCTCCTGATCTAAAATGCTAATGTAGGTGCACCCAGTGAGAGCAGTGTTAAGTCCTTACACCTCTCTGTTCTTTTGTGATTTGGAGGAAGTGGCCTAATCTTTTGGCTTCAAGCCATTTAGATAGCTTtttcgtgttttttttttttcccccgattaaTTGTCCATTTAGCTTGATATGGAAAAATGAGGACAGTCCTGTAACTGTTTTTAGTTCAGTCCTAGCTCCTACTGATTTCTCTCTTGTTTCTGCTGAGCAGAGATGGTAATAATTATACCTCACTGAGATAACACCTTTTAATGTCAGATGTTACAGTGATAAATACTCTAAGGAAAGATAACTTGAGGAAATGGCTGCGTCTGTGTTCCTTGCTGTTCCCTGTCTTGGTGTATTCCCCTGGCAAAGCTTGCAGCAGCTGTTAGATGAATGACAGAGTTTGTATGTTGCTTAACGAAGAAAAAAACTCTTCATCTTGTACTGAAAAGGATAAGGATCATAAGATCATAGCCTTTCACACAGTTGAAATATGTGCCTTATTAATATGTGCAGTATTAATATGTACTGATTTCAGCTGTGTGAAAGGCTATGATTTTACAAAGGtgttattttatgtaaataaatgtatgtataaGTAAGTAATAGTTGGATTACATAAATTATCTAGCTTCCAGAGCTTCCTGTATTTCAAGAGCTTCCTTAATATAAAGTAAAAGTGATGAAATTCCTTGATTATCCAGGATAACTGTCTCTGATTGTAACTTGTTGTACTGTGAGGGACACTTCAGTGGCCTGAGTTTAGTAGCACATAATTGCTATAGCCAAAGAGCTCTAAGGTGATCTGGGAAGGACTTCTGGCCTCTTATTTGCAGTAGTGAACAAATGGTTCTGTGTCCAAAAGAGGCAGACTGCAGTGTATTGAAGCATACTACTATCCTGCAATCCTCTCGGTGCTGGAACTGGTGAAGGTGACAGTCAAAGTGCTTCTGTAGTATAGCCCCGCTAtgcaaaactgtttcagaaattcCTCTTACCTTGTCTGGAAGTACTCACGTTAGGATTACTACAAAATTTGGGTTCCTAAACTGAATTCTTTATGTAAGAATGCCTACAAAGTTTTAAATGAACGCTACAAGCAGACTACTTTGAATGTGCTGAATAGACTGTCTTAGGAGCAGCAATCTTGTTCAAATGTCTTTAAATACAATGGGAAGATAGATAGGTTAGTGCTGTTACCCTAAATACCTTGCGTAGTGCCTTCTGGACAAAACATCAACATTAAAGTGCAACTTATTCTGTGATCTAGGTAGGCTGAAATGACTCATTCATTTACACTTTAGttgcataaagaaataaaaagacatgTAGTTCTATTTTCATACTGCTTAGAAACAAGTTTATATGTGTGTTCTGGATAATTCTTTCATCCAGGTTGTCTTTCTGTGACTTGGCTGGATCAGAGAGGTGTAATAAAACACAAGCCTTTGGAGACAGACTAAAAGAAGCAGGAAATATTAATAATTCTCTTCATATCCTTGGAAAATGCATTGCAGCACTGAAGCAAAATCAAAATCCAAAGTAAGTGACAAGTTGTAAACAGCACGCTGAGTTTTGGGTTGAAAACCTAAGCATCCCTTTATGTTTCTGCGAGGGGTTCGTGTGATCAGAGGAAAATGGAAATCTACAAAATCTTGTAAGCCTTCTTTACTACAGATGTCACTGGAATACCTGAAACGAACATTCTTTCTCTAAAACTGTTCGTGGAGAGTAAAAAAGGGCAATTAGCAGCAAACTACCAAGCTTTTTTTAGTGTCTGCGTATGAGCAATACACTTTGTGTACAGAGCTCCTGTTTTGTCCTCTTCCCTTCCACCTCCAAATTATACATGTAGATTCATCAGACAGCCGACAGATGTCCTGTACCTAGCTTTTGGCTTGTTACAGTATCTGCTTTGTAACACTAGGGAACTGTGATGCAGACACTAtactaattttacttttaaatacttcaatTTGTTGGAGATCTTATGAGAGCCAGGAAAGACCTTGCTCTTTGATGTGGAATAGCTTAGGCTTAAATATGAGCATCCTGCTGGATCTGTTTCCTGAAAGAGAAACACAATTAAGCTAAGCTGCAGTATCACACAATTTTACAAGTTTTGTTTCACaattttgttattcttttctcCACGAGGATGAAGCCAAGCTATATTCCATTCAGAGAGAGCAAATTGACTCGTCTGTTTCAGCCATTCTTTTGTGGAAAAGGCAAAGCTTGTATGATTGTAAACATTAATCAGCATGCTTCCACATATGATGAAACACTACATGTAATGAAATTTTCAGCTATAGCCAAACAGGTAAGAGTGCATCTACTTTCTCTGCTATTCTGCATTCTTTGTTGCTATTGGTTTGTGAAATGATCAGGTTGTATGAACTTGCGTGTGATTAGGACTTTTGATGCATCGTACTCTTCTGCATGTGGCTTCCCTCTAAAAGGCTTACAGTAGTGTTGCCCATCCTCAAAGCTATTTGTGGTAAGAAGTTAAGATTGCTGCAGCTATCTGTGGCTTGTTCAGTTCTACACCACAGACAttctgtgtgtaaaaaaaaaaaaaaaaaaaaaaagtcagggcaCTTTCAGATATGACGGGTTATACCATATATCTAAGCAAATGCAAGATTTCGATTCAAGCTTTTGATGAATTGTTTAACCTGTGTGCAGTTAAGCATCTGTTGCACAAGATGACAATTATTTAAAACTTCTTGGACAACTAGTGGTGATAGTAACAGAAgtagcctctttttttttgtaatctgaaCGAGATCTCTTGTGCCTGCATTGCTGCTATTTGGCTAAGTGCAAGTAATtaataacaaacaaaaagggAAGACTTTTCTGTAAGTTAACGCTTGAAGGTAGTGTGCTGCTTTCCTTTGAAGGCAAAAACGCCTCTGCTAAATCTACATGCTTTCATGCTTTCTGCTAGCTGTGCTTGTCAGCCTCCCATTAAATTCAGTACTTGGGGTTGATATTTGGTTTTAAGTTCAGTCAGCTTCCCTGGAAGCTGCTTCTTGCAGGAAGTGGGATGGTAGGCTGTACTGTGTTTCATGGCAGAAATAAAGTCCATATCTAGTCTGGAACCATGGATTAGTTCTGACATGTTCCGAGACTGTAATGGCATATTTAATATGATCTCAGAGAGAAAGATTTTCCTAATTCTGTTTGGCTGCAACTTTCATCATAAGATAAGAGCATGCACTGAGGAGACAAGCTTCTCTGATATGTTGTCCTATGACATACATACTTAAAATCCTTACGTAACTAGCATGAATTGCTGAATCCTGGTCACAGTATTTCAGGAAGGAGCAAATGTTTTAGGGATTTGCTGCTTTCTATTAACTTTCCAGGAAACTACACCAAAACCTTATATTTTAAGGGGGGAGAAAACACCTTTCTAGACAAGCATACTAAGTTTGTTAGTAGATAATCTttcccattttcattttgttagaGTACCGAAGTCTTATATTCGTATTGATAGATGGTTTTGTCTGCTAAGACATGTAAAATTTTGTTAATGTTCTTGTAATCATTAAATAGAGTGTAAATACAACAATGCATTCATGCCACTTCTTCCTAGTATTCTGATACCTGCAATATTGACAGCATTGATAAATCAGTGTGTTCAACTCTGGATTTTCCAGGTAGTCCAGACAATCCTACCCAAAAGTTTTGGTTATTTTCCACCCAAGCTAGTTGGAGGCAACAGCAAACCTATCATGCACTTTGACGCTAACACATCTGTAGATGACTTTGCTGACAGTACTGATACCTCCGCAGAAGAGGAAGTGGACATCACCATTCTGAGTCATGAGGTAGATACACATCTACTCAAAATGGTACCCAAGAAAGACATTGCTATTGGTTCTAATGTTAGAATCTTTTACCATAAGAGATGTGCTGGAAGCTGTATCAAATGAGAACTGTAAGCTTCTGCTCAGTGTCAGGCAGACCTAAACTTAAAGTGGTCTAGTTCTGAGGGAACAAGTGTAGTTGTGGAAGGCTGCCTGCGGCTTTCTAGTTAGGTCAAGTGCTAAATTTGGAATTCAACTGATTGCTCAACGAGAAGAGTAAGGAAGCAGTATGTGTGTTTAAACCAGCATTATTTAGTCATTTGTGCTCTTCTGGGAACAGCAGACAGAAGTTAagatgcagcattttaaaaataaagctgtacaATCTAATAGCAATAAACTGTAAAAAATCAAGTAGGCTTTATGCTAAATGGTTGTACAAATTAATATTGAAATGCCAAAACGGTAGTAAACGATTGATAGCAGAAACCATCAAGATGGAGAAAGGTTGTCTTTGCAGTAGAAATTCATGTTTGAAAATACTTAACCCTTGGTGCAGCCCCCCTGAAAATATAGCCTTGTAGAAATGCCCTGTGTGGATAGCTGTCTGTATCAATATTTCATTTGACATGCATGTCAATATGTGTTCTAGcttgttttctgaactgaaatatGTTAAATTTAGGATCTCTTGAAAACTACAGAGAACCTAAAGGAGAAGCTAGTGGCAGAAAGGCAAAGTAAACTCCTTCTGGAGGTGAAGATACGTAGAGAGATGGCAGAAGCAATGTTCCGACAGCTGTTGGAAACAGAGGAAGCCTGGAGGCAAGTCATATTGCAGTCTTCTTCAAGACGGAAAGGATTCCAcatatataaatgcatacattatacatatacacatatgtatgtgtatacatatatatgtatatgcaagATGTATACTCATGTTATTTAGAGAAGTTAGGGCTGGACAGTTTCAAAGCTTCTgatgaaaagggaagaagaaacattaaaataaacttGTATAGATCAGCCTCTTCCGTGTACAATGAAAAAGTAATGCTGCTTTCTGTTGAACTTTTCTCTGTTTAATTTGTAATTACTGGAGATTGTCCTGACTCCATATTAGTATTTAGCAGATGTGGAAGACTGCTACAGGTATCCCACTGAGGCTTGTGATTGTTCCAAAACTTGCACTTGCTCGTGTTAATTATGCATGCATGTGCTTAAGGTAGTTTGAATTGTATCTCTTTCAGCTCTCCTTCTGGATTCTTGCTCCTGGATGACTTATGAACCTTTGTCAGCTTACTATCTTATAAATTACTGTGGCTGCCTGCACTGATGTTActaatttgggaatttttttcaaGTGTGTCCAGATTGCTCAAGCTGTATTCGCTTCCTCTTAAGTCTTCTCTTCTTGAAATCAGTTTCCTGCTATTTGAATTGCTAACAGAGACTAACCCCAAGTTAAGGTGCCAGTTGGACACACTATGGTTTAACACCTGCACGGATTTTAACTTTGGGTATGGGTAACTTTGACCAAACAcatgaaacagcagtgatgctttttctcttttgaggtGATGTTCTGGGTCACTGCTggggcattttttttaaattgtgacaaGAGTAATGTGTAATGTATTGAAATAATAAGGCAAAGTGAATTTGGCATATAtctttaacagggaaaaaaacccaacaaccatcCAACAATGTGAAAGACACCCCCCAGAAATATGCTTCAAATATCAGGTCTAATTGGGTGTAGTAGTATCTATCACTACGtgttggtggatttttttttttaataagactttTGTTTGACAGATCTTAAGTATGTGTTCTTCTATAGCACTATTCTTGGTATATGCCAAGTAGAAGTTATGCCTTGGTGCGAGTCTGTAGGATCATTcagaataaaaaggaggaaagtacTTCTTGGTCTCTTAACTTCACAATTTATGATTAATTAATAACTTTGATATTGCCAGTTGAACACATGTAGTCAAATTGTAATAGGTGGAATGctaatatattaaataaaactaatatGTTCTCCTCAGCAACCGCTTGGAGGATATGAAAGACAGTTATGAAGAAAAACTGGAGAGCAAATTTGAAATGTATAAAGAGGCCATCAAGaaacatgcatatgtgtgtgcaatGGAACAAATTGAAGACCATTATGTTCCCATAGAAGAA contains:
- the LOC143157384 gene encoding kinesin-like protein KIF20A, which translates into the protein MDDEGKNYVSAEVSDTLESVSFLNVAGKPSPMESTVLPNTEEQEAYQPLKVFLRVKPFSIAEFESHESQGCVTIEDPQTVILNVPKESSAMKNSERGIGHSVHRFTFSQVFGPETTQSEFFEGSMKEVVRAYVNGVNGLVFTYGVTNAGKTFTIQGTSKDFGILPRSLDVIFHHIRGRHYLKMNFKPYLSNDVKKLEDVQVKQEEAIKTAILASLKEETESISNTITNICDAESASSNCTSKSLPSDSLAENNFVPLDIYRTNTHQRTQASVWISFCEIYNEYVYDLLNVLSTSKTQKRRVLRICEDQGGNSYIKDLKWINIQSTEEACKILKIGNKNRSFACTRMNEQSSRSHSIFSIRLLRLTDEHQPCVLGVSELSFCDLAGSERCNKTQAFGDRLKEAGNINNSLHILGKCIAALKQNQNPKMKPSYIPFRESKLTRLFQPFFCGKGKACMIVNINQHASTYDETLHVMKFSAIAKQVVQTILPKSFGYFPPKLVGGNSKPIMHFDANTSVDDFADSTDTSAEEEVDITILSHEDLLKTTENLKEKLVAERQSKLLLEVKIRREMAEAMFRQLLETEEAWSNRLEDMKDSYEEKLESKFEMYKEAIKKHAYVCAMEQIEDHYVPIEEFLAEQEKVEDRESKILQLERQLDEQSGRLLALGSENSDILTTENNMELDRMNKMMRRANEGLQKQCKEKEELIKSLKFKIQKLNETLLEANEGYRKMAEENSQLKHTIMLKDREMNSLQNWAKRVLELEETVSSLQKELDERKKHFSAEEPKQQKPRRGLLANLKSTVATTASTPLGKGWGKYEDASSSSRKQVLLAHKAKE